One window of Phalacrocorax carbo chromosome 1, bPhaCar2.1, whole genome shotgun sequence genomic DNA carries:
- the PEX26 gene encoding peroxisome assembly protein 26 isoform X1 produces MRSEPLAWPPVSAQAASLLEEAADLLVLHRDFAAAVERCEAGCDSLGTGPGPGSGPGPSPESSAEVKCSLCVVGIQALAEMNRWREVLPWVLQYYHVPEHLPPKVLELCILLYSKVREPQVMLEVGSSWLRDKTNKSFPEYGSLLELYLLHVLLPLGRFEEAEELVHGCDVIDSKQQLAFLGTICESRCQWTKQEEMHSAAEEQKDAATETVLGALSQKLLTMLTLLRRALRSMSSHFYLLPYKKMLLATFLLYLVVVRLDPASPTALPFIYKLVQLFRQAWAAVFSPIHRPPIQD; encoded by the exons ATGAGGAGCGAGCCTTTGGCCTGGCCCCCGGTCTCGGCCCAGGCGGCCTCGCTGCTGGAGGAGGCGGCGGACCTGCTGGTGCTGCACCGGGACTTCGCCGCCGCCGTGGAGCGGTGTGAGGCGGGCTGTGACAGCCTGggcaccggccccggccccgggagtGGCCCGGGCCCCAGCCCCGAGAG TTCTGCAGAAGTGAAATGCTCCCTTTGTGTGGTGGGGATTCAGGCACTGGCTGAGATGAACCGGTGGAGAGAAGTTCTGCCTTGGGTCCTACAGTATTACCATGTCCCCGAACATCTGCCTCCAAAAGTTCTGGAGCTGTG taTCCTGTTATACAGTAAAGTGAGAGAGCCCCAGGTGATGCTGGAGGTTGGCAGTAGCTGGCTGAGAGACAAAACCAATAAGAGCTTTCCTGAGTATGGTTCGTTGCTGGAGCTCTACCTGTTGCATGTGTTGCTTCCACTTGGCCGGTTTGAGGAGGCAGAAGAGCTTGTGCATGGCTGTGATGTTATTGACAGCAAGCAGCAGCTAGCATTTCTTGGGACCATTTGTGAGAGCCGATGTCAATGGACAAAACAGGAAGAGATGCACTCggctgctgaagagcagaagGACGCAGCAACAGAAACTGTTTTGG GTGCTCTGTCCCAAAAGCTCTTGACTATGTTGACATTGCTGCGTAGAGCACTGAGGTCCATGTCCAGCCACTTCTATTTACTTCCTTACAAAAAGATGCTCTTGGCTACTTTTCTGTTGTACCTGGTGGTGGTGAGATTAGACCCAG cTTCTCCCACAGCACTGCCATTCATTTACAAACTGGTCCAGCTCTTCCGACAGGCTTGGGCAGCTGTATTTTCTCCAATACATAGGCCTCCAATTCAAGACTAA
- the PEX26 gene encoding peroxisome assembly protein 26 isoform X2 yields the protein MRSEPLAWPPVSAQAASLLEEAADLLVLHRDFAAAVERCEAGCDSLGTGPGPGSGPGPSPESSAEVKCSLCVVGIQALAEMNRWREVLPWVLQYYHVPEHLPPKVLELCILLYSKVREPQVMLEVGSSWLRDKTNKSFPEYGSLLELYLLHVLLPLGRFEEAEELVHGCDVIDSKQQLAFLGTICESRCQWTKQEEMHSAAEEQKDAATETVLGALSQKLLTMLTLLRRALRSMSSHFYLLPYKKMLLATFLLYLVVVRLDPDEVQTVTGKLSCPRLSICLSRGATR from the exons ATGAGGAGCGAGCCTTTGGCCTGGCCCCCGGTCTCGGCCCAGGCGGCCTCGCTGCTGGAGGAGGCGGCGGACCTGCTGGTGCTGCACCGGGACTTCGCCGCCGCCGTGGAGCGGTGTGAGGCGGGCTGTGACAGCCTGggcaccggccccggccccgggagtGGCCCGGGCCCCAGCCCCGAGAG TTCTGCAGAAGTGAAATGCTCCCTTTGTGTGGTGGGGATTCAGGCACTGGCTGAGATGAACCGGTGGAGAGAAGTTCTGCCTTGGGTCCTACAGTATTACCATGTCCCCGAACATCTGCCTCCAAAAGTTCTGGAGCTGTG taTCCTGTTATACAGTAAAGTGAGAGAGCCCCAGGTGATGCTGGAGGTTGGCAGTAGCTGGCTGAGAGACAAAACCAATAAGAGCTTTCCTGAGTATGGTTCGTTGCTGGAGCTCTACCTGTTGCATGTGTTGCTTCCACTTGGCCGGTTTGAGGAGGCAGAAGAGCTTGTGCATGGCTGTGATGTTATTGACAGCAAGCAGCAGCTAGCATTTCTTGGGACCATTTGTGAGAGCCGATGTCAATGGACAAAACAGGAAGAGATGCACTCggctgctgaagagcagaagGACGCAGCAACAGAAACTGTTTTGG GTGCTCTGTCCCAAAAGCTCTTGACTATGTTGACATTGCTGCGTAGAGCACTGAGGTCCATGTCCAGCCACTTCTATTTACTTCCTTACAAAAAGATGCTCTTGGCTACTTTTCTGTTGTACCTGGTGGTGGTGAGATTAGACCCAG ATGAGGTACAGACTGTGACAGGCAAGCTGAGCTGTCCGAGACTCAGCATCTGCCTCAGTCGAGGTGCTACAAGGTGA